One stretch of Bacteroidota bacterium DNA includes these proteins:
- a CDS encoding aspartate aminotransferase family protein, with amino-acid sequence MNFKEKESQLFFHTYKRLPLEVERGEGCYLFTKDGKKYLDMFSGLAVNALGYAHPAIIKAVDEQVRKYTHLSNFFVQEPQLQLAERLLSLSGFDKIFFSNSGTEAIEGTIKLVRKWSKQNDKKIIYGMSNGFSGRTMGALSLMDKEKYRDGYEPFLPNFGSIEFNSVDDLNAKVNEQTAAIFLEFIQGEGGIVGVTQEFIKAIKSLREKYGFLIVADEIQSGIGRTGKMFGFQHFDIIPDIITVAKPIGGGLPVGAIIGSKKVADVWTYGVHGTTFGGNPVSCAAGIATIDIVMNDSFLNNVKVNAEYFKSKVLNLKTKYPVIKEVRVFGYMIGIELSVESASLVDAILQKGVLVNSTANTVIRILPPLIAGKPEFDILLSVLDDVLSDQSLQ; translated from the coding sequence ATGAACTTCAAAGAAAAAGAATCCCAACTGTTTTTCCATACATACAAACGATTACCGTTAGAAGTAGAACGAGGCGAGGGTTGTTATCTCTTTACAAAAGATGGTAAAAAATATCTGGATATGTTTTCCGGATTAGCGGTAAACGCATTAGGGTATGCCCATCCTGCAATTATTAAAGCAGTTGATGAGCAAGTTCGTAAGTACACTCATCTTTCAAATTTTTTTGTGCAAGAACCGCAGCTTCAATTAGCGGAGCGATTGCTCTCGCTCTCCGGTTTTGATAAAATATTTTTCTCAAATAGTGGAACGGAAGCGATTGAAGGAACGATCAAACTTGTACGGAAATGGAGCAAACAGAACGACAAAAAAATAATTTATGGCATGAGCAACGGATTTAGCGGACGAACAATGGGTGCCTTGTCGTTGATGGATAAAGAAAAATACCGAGATGGATATGAACCGTTTCTTCCCAATTTCGGTTCAATCGAATTTAACAGTGTGGACGATCTGAATGCAAAAGTGAATGAACAGACGGCGGCAATATTTCTAGAATTCATACAAGGTGAAGGGGGAATTGTCGGCGTTACGCAGGAATTTATCAAAGCGATAAAATCACTGCGTGAGAAATATGGATTTCTCATAGTAGCAGATGAGATACAATCTGGAATTGGGCGGACTGGGAAAATGTTCGGGTTTCAACACTTCGATATTATTCCAGATATTATTACCGTTGCAAAACCAATCGGAGGAGGGCTTCCGGTTGGAGCTATCATCGGATCAAAAAAAGTAGCCGATGTTTGGACATATGGTGTTCATGGAACCACCTTTGGCGGTAATCCTGTTTCATGCGCCGCAGGTATCGCCACAATCGATATAGTCATGAACGATTCTTTCCTTAATAATGTGAAAGTGAATGCTGAATATTTCAAATCAAAGGTGTTGAACTTAAAAACAAAATATCCGGTTATTAAGGAAGTTCGAGTGTTTGGATATATGATAGGAATTGAACTTTCCGTGGAAAGCGCCTCCTTAGTCGATGCGATATTACAAAAGGGAGTTCTTGTTAACTCAACGGCAAATACTGTAATTCGTATTCTTCCTCCGTTAATTGCAGGAAAACCGGAATTTGATATTCTGTTGTCTGTATTAGACGATGTACTTTCTGATCAGTCGCTCCAATAA
- the coaE gene encoding dephospho-CoA kinase (Dephospho-CoA kinase (CoaE) performs the final step in coenzyme A biosynthesis.), whose protein sequence is MIFIGVTGGIGSGKSTVCSLFEKKGTPVFYADVIAKEISEGIGLNEIVKEFGEQVLDSSKRLNRKKLAEIVFKDPQQLEKLNAIIHPKVFKSFNHWKQQNFPNAKFALVEAALMFESGMFELVHYNLAVVTDESMRIQRVSARDHSSEEDITVRMKNQISTEELLELSDFQIQNNGSLSDLTEKVNFFFTLFSTLTLPKEIA, encoded by the coding sequence ATGATCTTTATTGGAGTTACAGGCGGCATTGGAAGTGGAAAATCGACCGTTTGTTCCTTGTTCGAAAAAAAAGGAACACCCGTTTTTTATGCAGATGTTATTGCAAAAGAAATATCAGAAGGGATTGGGTTGAATGAGATTGTGAAAGAATTTGGGGAACAAGTGTTAGATTCCTCAAAGAGGCTGAATAGAAAAAAGCTTGCGGAAATAGTTTTCAAGGATCCTCAACAACTGGAAAAACTCAACGCAATTATTCATCCCAAAGTCTTCAAGTCCTTTAACCACTGGAAACAACAGAATTTCCCCAATGCTAAATTTGCGCTAGTGGAAGCGGCATTGATGTTTGAGTCAGGAATGTTTGAGTTAGTCCACTACAATCTTGCCGTTGTCACGGACGAATCAATGAGAATCCAGCGGGTTTCGGCACGCGACCATTCTTCTGAAGAAGATATAACTGTACGAATGAAGAATCAAATATCCACCGAAGAGCTATTAGAACTTTCCGATTTTCAAATTCAGAACAATGGTTCACTTTCTGATCTGACCGAGAAAGTGAATTTCTTTTTTACATTGTTTTCAACCCTCACATTACCCAAAGAAATTGCATGA
- the rny gene encoding ribonuclease Y, with translation MDIQFLVFGAVMTVAAFLAGWFINNKIGKNKVSSSEDQAKKILADAERDAAAIQKEKLLEVKDEWYKKKHEFENEANQKRNKLQAYEKQLDSREENIDRKVELLNKKEKEVQAQQKSNDQKTTDLSQKLSDVDRMIAEENTRLERASGMSRDEARKLLLDNLIDSVKTEASQTLKDIRDKVKEEAKREAQKVIVQAIQRSAADHAVETTVSVLQIQGDEMKGRIIGREGRNIRAFEAATGVDVIVDDTPEAVILSGFDAFRREVARVSLERLIADGRIHPARIEEVVEKVKAELEEEVVRVGENTLLEVGLPGAHNEIIKHIGKMKYRTSYGQNLLQHSIEVAYLCGVMAAELGIDINLAKRAGLLHDIGKTADRSVEGPHAIIGLEMTRKYNENPIVVNAVGAHHDDIPMEHPIAALVQAADSISGARPGARRESVEGYAKRLEKLEEIAKSFKGVHATYAIQAGREVRVIVEHDKVDDAQADQLAHDIARKIQQEMEYPGQIKVVVIREVRSVSFAK, from the coding sequence ATGGATATTCAATTTTTAGTGTTCGGTGCAGTAATGACGGTTGCGGCATTCCTTGCCGGATGGTTCATAAATAATAAAATTGGGAAAAATAAAGTCTCATCATCCGAAGACCAGGCAAAAAAGATACTTGCTGATGCGGAACGGGATGCTGCTGCAATCCAAAAGGAAAAATTACTTGAGGTAAAGGATGAATGGTATAAAAAGAAACACGAGTTTGAAAACGAAGCAAACCAAAAACGAAATAAACTCCAGGCATACGAAAAACAACTGGATTCCCGTGAAGAGAATATCGACCGTAAAGTAGAACTTCTCAACAAGAAGGAAAAAGAGGTTCAAGCACAGCAAAAGAGCAATGACCAAAAAACGACAGATCTTAGTCAAAAACTGAGTGACGTAGATCGTATGATCGCTGAAGAGAACACGAGATTGGAACGCGCTTCAGGAATGTCTCGCGATGAAGCACGAAAACTATTGCTGGATAACCTTATTGATTCCGTTAAAACTGAAGCTTCACAGACATTGAAAGATATTCGTGATAAAGTAAAGGAAGAAGCGAAACGGGAAGCTCAAAAAGTAATTGTGCAGGCAATTCAACGCTCCGCTGCAGACCATGCTGTTGAAACAACTGTAAGCGTATTGCAGATTCAAGGGGATGAAATGAAGGGAAGAATCATCGGACGCGAAGGAAGAAATATTCGAGCTTTTGAAGCCGCGACGGGGGTAGATGTTATTGTAGATGACACACCGGAAGCTGTTATATTATCAGGGTTTGACGCGTTTCGTCGAGAAGTTGCACGAGTATCCTTAGAACGGTTGATTGCCGATGGAAGAATTCATCCTGCTCGTATAGAAGAAGTGGTGGAAAAAGTAAAAGCGGAATTGGAAGAAGAAGTTGTCAGGGTAGGAGAGAATACTCTTTTAGAAGTTGGTTTACCTGGTGCGCACAACGAAATAATCAAACATATTGGTAAGATGAAATATCGTACCAGTTATGGACAAAACCTTCTTCAACATAGTATTGAGGTAGCATATCTTTGCGGTGTAATGGCTGCTGAACTTGGTATTGACATAAATCTGGCAAAACGAGCAGGTCTTCTTCATGATATAGGAAAAACGGCCGATCGTAGTGTTGAAGGACCGCATGCGATCATCGGATTGGAGATGACTAGGAAGTATAATGAAAACCCGATTGTCGTGAATGCTGTCGGAGCCCACCATGACGATATTCCTATGGAACATCCCATTGCTGCTCTTGTTCAAGCTGCGGACTCGATTAGCGGTGCACGTCCCGGCGCACGGCGCGAATCTGTTGAAGGATATGCAAAACGTTTGGAGAAGCTTGAGGAGATAGCGAAATCATTCAAAGGGGTTCATGCAACCTATGCAATTCAAGCAGGACGTGAGGTTCGGGTGATTGTAGAACATGATAAAGTGGATGATGCACAAGCGGATCAACTAGCACATGATATTGCCCGTAAGATTCAACAAGAGATGGAATATCCAGGACAGATTAAAGTTGTGGTGATCAGAGAAGTGCGATCTGTTTCATTTGCTAAATAG
- a CDS encoding cell division protein ZapA, whose translation MDRKSVRVKIFGSEYPLRGESEEFTKKVANHVDAMINSVHDKIPEQPPLTISVLAALNITEDLYKEKEKGSHLVSSLEYELSKITNYLDTSINSIES comes from the coding sequence ATGGATAGAAAAAGCGTACGTGTAAAAATATTCGGATCCGAATATCCTCTTCGTGGAGAAAGCGAAGAGTTTACAAAGAAGGTTGCCAATCATGTGGATGCAATGATCAATAGTGTCCATGATAAGATACCCGAGCAGCCTCCGTTGACTATTTCTGTTCTTGCTGCGCTGAACATCACTGAAGATCTCTACAAAGAAAAAGAAAAGGGTTCACATCTCGTATCATCGTTAGAATATGAATTATCAAAGATTACCAATTATCTTGATACGAGCATTAACAGCATAGAATCGTAA
- the pheT gene encoding phenylalanine--tRNA ligase subunit beta, with product MRISYNWLQRYIQLNISPIDLAQKLTSIGLEVESIEYLGKQFDGFVIGEVLDVQKHPNADRLKLCKVRVETNGESLQIVCGAPNVANGQKVIVGCIGAVVPHNQHDPSGKPFELTKASIRGVESSGMICSEKELGLGDDSSGIKVLEQNAKIGLSLAEYLGLNDVAFEIGITPNRPDCLSHLGIARDLAAVLNKKYSRPKYKLQENKKASVSKLAKLVVENSVDCPRYIARIIQNVKVQESPAWVKQLLTAAGLRPINNVVDVTNFVMLEYGQPLHAFDYDNLARHTILVKSATKGKKFNTLDGKEHELSGNELMICDGERPVAIGGVMGGLNSEISSATTTVLLEAAYFSPVSVRKTAKRLGISTDASYRFERGIDPNITDEASAYAASLIAELSGGQVAGGKLEKYPKKIIAKKIPIRVQHVNAILGTTLTSKEVKKFLESIEISVTAGKEKNTFACTVPTFRPDIEQEIDLIEEIARLYGYDNIDNKTSAEVMFSKPDLVELQLNNIRKWCEANGLNEILTNSLIDAQTAAAFSEHPVTVKNPLSVELETLRPSLLSTMLQTVAYNYNHGSSRLQLFEIGNVFSSVTEKKTSTYIDGYEEKNLIGMCLSGDANPISWYEKQKQVDLFDLKGLVLSLLKAIGLDNSDLIYYNAPTSLTEMTISVEINNTYVGFIGKVKSETLKKFKIEKEVFFAELDLGIIATLGSVKKYKEFSKYPTVVRDVAFIVRKNIPVGEIEKCIKSSGGKLITAATLFDLYEGKSLGEEMKSVAFSLSINSIEKTLTDAEIDGVVKTIVQSVTKTFEATLRSI from the coding sequence ATGCGCATAAGTTATAATTGGTTACAACGATATATTCAATTAAATATTAGCCCTATTGATCTTGCTCAAAAACTGACAAGCATTGGATTGGAAGTAGAGTCGATAGAGTATTTGGGAAAACAGTTTGATGGATTTGTTATTGGAGAAGTGTTGGATGTCCAAAAGCATCCAAATGCTGATCGTCTAAAATTATGTAAAGTCCGGGTGGAAACTAACGGTGAATCGTTGCAAATTGTTTGTGGTGCCCCAAATGTTGCCAATGGACAGAAAGTTATCGTCGGTTGTATCGGTGCTGTTGTTCCGCATAATCAGCATGATCCTTCCGGGAAGCCATTTGAGTTGACGAAAGCAAGCATTCGGGGTGTTGAATCATCAGGAATGATCTGTTCAGAAAAGGAATTGGGATTGGGGGATGATTCCAGCGGAATTAAAGTGTTGGAACAGAATGCAAAAATTGGTTTATCCCTCGCAGAATATTTGGGATTAAATGATGTAGCATTTGAAATTGGTATTACTCCAAATCGTCCGGATTGTTTAAGTCATCTTGGTATTGCTCGAGATCTTGCGGCGGTTCTCAATAAAAAATACTCCCGGCCGAAATACAAACTTCAGGAGAATAAAAAAGCGTCCGTTTCCAAATTAGCAAAACTTGTTGTCGAAAACTCTGTTGATTGCCCTCGTTACATCGCTCGAATTATTCAAAACGTAAAAGTACAGGAATCTCCGGCTTGGGTAAAACAGTTATTAACAGCCGCAGGTCTCCGTCCCATCAATAATGTTGTTGATGTAACAAACTTTGTCATGCTTGAATACGGTCAACCATTGCATGCATTTGATTATGACAATCTTGCCCGCCACACAATCCTTGTAAAAAGCGCTACAAAGGGTAAAAAATTCAATACACTAGACGGAAAAGAACATGAACTTTCGGGAAACGAATTAATGATTTGTGATGGTGAAAGACCTGTTGCAATTGGTGGAGTCATGGGGGGATTGAATTCAGAAATATCTTCTGCCACCACTACAGTGTTGCTCGAAGCAGCTTATTTTTCTCCAGTCAGTGTCCGGAAGACAGCAAAACGACTCGGTATCAGCACCGATGCCTCATACCGTTTTGAACGAGGAATCGATCCAAACATTACTGATGAGGCTTCAGCCTATGCAGCAAGTTTGATTGCGGAGTTATCTGGTGGACAGGTGGCGGGTGGAAAACTCGAAAAGTATCCCAAGAAGATTATTGCAAAGAAAATTCCGATAAGAGTTCAACACGTTAATGCAATTCTTGGAACAACACTCACATCGAAAGAAGTTAAAAAATTTCTTGAATCGATCGAGATTAGTGTCACTGCTGGAAAAGAAAAAAATACTTTTGCGTGTACCGTGCCAACATTTCGTCCGGACATTGAACAAGAGATCGATCTCATTGAAGAGATTGCCCGGCTGTATGGGTACGATAACATTGACAATAAAACTTCTGCAGAAGTAATGTTCAGTAAACCGGATCTGGTTGAACTTCAGCTAAATAACATACGCAAATGGTGTGAAGCGAATGGATTGAATGAGATTTTGACAAACAGCTTGATTGATGCTCAGACAGCTGCGGCTTTTTCAGAACATCCTGTGACTGTCAAGAATCCATTAAGTGTTGAATTAGAAACCCTGCGCCCTTCGTTGTTGTCGACTATGCTTCAAACGGTAGCGTACAATTATAACCATGGATCGTCGCGTTTGCAGTTGTTTGAAATTGGAAATGTTTTTTCTTCAGTCACGGAGAAAAAAACCTCGACGTATATTGATGGATATGAGGAAAAAAATCTTATTGGAATGTGTTTGTCCGGTGATGCGAACCCGATCTCATGGTATGAAAAGCAAAAACAAGTTGATCTTTTTGACCTGAAAGGTCTTGTTTTGTCATTGCTAAAGGCTATAGGTCTTGACAATAGTGATTTAATTTATTACAATGCACCAACTTCTTTAACTGAAATGACGATAAGCGTTGAAATCAATAACACTTATGTCGGTTTCATTGGGAAGGTAAAGTCAGAAACGTTAAAGAAATTTAAAATTGAAAAAGAAGTGTTTTTTGCGGAACTTGATCTTGGCATTATTGCGACACTCGGTTCTGTAAAAAAATATAAAGAGTTCTCTAAGTATCCTACGGTTGTTCGTGATGTGGCGTTTATCGTGCGAAAGAATATTCCTGTAGGAGAGATTGAAAAATGTATTAAAAGCTCTGGCGGCAAACTCATTACCGCTGCAACATTGTTTGATCTTTACGAGGGAAAATCGCTTGGCGAAGAAATGAAAAGCGTTGCATTTTCGTTAAGTATCAATTCGATTGAGAAGACGTTAACGGATGCGGAGATTGACGGAGTGGTAAAAACCATTGTGCAGTCTGTAACAAAAACATTTGAAGCAACTTTGCGAAGTATTTAA
- the pheS gene encoding phenylalanine--tRNA ligase subunit alpha produces MLEQKISDIRSEIEKLLPTIVSTETLEKFRIEFLSRSGKIASLYDDLKTVSVDQKPLFGQKINTLKKFAEAQFETFKVSLQSSAARQKNDIDITLPGRERARGTRHPITQTMEEMKNIFVSMGFGIVYGPEIEDDYHNFEALNFAPNHPARDMQDTFFVKEDIVLRTHTTPVQIRVMKNRPLPLRVIMPGRVYRNEAVSARSNYFFHQVDGLYVDKHVTFADLKGTLVTFAKNFYGSDIKYRFRPSYFPFTEPSLEMDITCFLCSGKGCRICKNTGWLEVLGAGMVHPNVLRNCGHDPEKVSGYAFGMGVDRISLLRYGIDDIRIFFENDVRFLNQF; encoded by the coding sequence ATGTTAGAACAAAAAATATCCGATATCCGATCTGAGATCGAAAAGCTCCTTCCAACTATTGTTTCTACAGAAACTCTGGAAAAATTCCGTATTGAATTTTTGTCTCGCAGCGGTAAAATTGCATCGCTATATGACGATCTGAAAACTGTTTCGGTCGATCAAAAACCGTTGTTTGGACAAAAGATCAATACGTTGAAAAAATTTGCCGAAGCTCAATTTGAAACCTTTAAGGTTTCCTTACAATCATCAGCTGCCAGACAAAAAAATGATATTGATATTACTCTTCCCGGCAGGGAACGAGCAAGAGGAACCCGTCATCCCATTACTCAGACCATGGAAGAAATGAAGAACATATTCGTTTCAATGGGATTTGGAATTGTGTATGGTCCGGAAATTGAAGATGACTATCATAACTTTGAAGCATTGAACTTTGCTCCAAACCACCCCGCGCGCGACATGCAGGATACGTTTTTTGTAAAGGAGGATATCGTTTTGCGTACGCATACGACTCCTGTTCAGATTCGAGTGATGAAAAATCGTCCATTGCCTTTGCGGGTGATTATGCCCGGACGCGTTTATAGAAATGAAGCGGTGAGTGCAAGAAGCAACTATTTCTTTCATCAGGTTGACGGACTGTATGTAGACAAGCATGTTACTTTTGCTGATCTGAAAGGGACGCTGGTAACATTTGCAAAGAATTTTTATGGAAGCGACATTAAATATCGGTTTCGTCCGAGCTATTTCCCATTTACAGAACCGAGCTTAGAGATGGATATTACCTGTTTCTTATGCAGTGGAAAAGGATGCCGGATTTGCAAAAATACAGGGTGGCTTGAGGTTCTTGGTGCCGGAATGGTTCATCCTAACGTTCTTCGCAATTGTGGACATGATCCCGAAAAGGTGTCCGGTTATGCTTTCGGAATGGGGGTCGACCGTATCTCACTACTGCGATATGGTATTGATGATATAAGAATATTTTTTGAAAATGATGTTCGATTTCTAAATCAGTTTTAA